In Anaerobacillus sp. CMMVII, a single window of DNA contains:
- a CDS encoding ATP-binding cassette domain-containing protein produces the protein MYAIEINNVSYSYPDTTTAMENISLQLPMGAKIALLGPNGAGKSTLLHHLNGLKLPQQGTVSIMGIPLNKKSAKLIRQKVGLVFQDPDDQVISGTVWEDVQFGPRNLGLSEEEVEAVSNVALGSVGMLEFKQKAPYQLSYGQKKRVAIAGVLAMKPDIVILDEPMSYLDPQGQDEVAALLQGLNFMGKTVLLSTHDVDFAVSWADTIIIMKDGKLLEYGGPELLVNEELVRNANLHLPRIARLFRMIPNLNLEKLPTNEQQAARLLYKLLNTHAARN, from the coding sequence ATGTACGCAATAGAAATCAACAACGTTTCATATAGTTATCCGGACACAACAACAGCTATGGAAAATATCTCGTTACAGCTTCCGATGGGTGCAAAAATTGCTTTATTAGGACCTAATGGTGCAGGGAAGTCTACATTACTACATCATCTAAACGGATTGAAATTACCTCAGCAAGGCACGGTTTCTATCATGGGAATTCCTTTAAATAAAAAAAGCGCGAAATTAATTCGCCAAAAGGTAGGGTTGGTGTTTCAAGACCCGGATGATCAAGTAATCTCTGGAACTGTATGGGAGGATGTCCAATTTGGACCCCGTAATTTAGGGTTATCAGAGGAAGAGGTTGAAGCGGTTAGTAACGTTGCCTTAGGTTCTGTAGGGATGCTAGAGTTTAAGCAGAAAGCCCCATACCAGCTTAGCTACGGGCAAAAGAAGAGAGTAGCAATTGCCGGAGTATTGGCCATGAAACCTGATATCGTCATCTTAGATGAACCTATGTCTTACTTAGATCCTCAAGGCCAAGATGAGGTTGCGGCTCTACTTCAAGGACTAAATTTTATGGGGAAAACAGTTCTACTTTCAACACACGATGTCGACTTTGCTGTTTCTTGGGCTGATACGATCATCATCATGAAGGACGGAAAGCTTCTTGAATACGGTGGTCCAGAGCTGTTAGTTAATGAGGAACTAGTGAGGAATGCAAACCTTCATTTACCTCGAATTGCAAGGTTGTTCCGAATGATCCCTAACTTAAATTTAGAAAAGCTTCCGACAAATGAACAACAAGCAGCTAGGTTACTTTATAAGTTATTAAACACTCATGCAGCAAGGAATTAA
- the gerPC gene encoding spore germination protein GerPC, giving the protein MYYYQWPYMYYLNQPCSLGCTDPSQCQYQQHFTPYLPQQYQNPAYQLTEQQYWDQEGFVENMDMIKKKETEEHILTKSGIPLPTQDKYAHIVMNQLENLQNKLEEIEKENEELKEKVENLKPINIENINYKIQELTVEELSGTLNIGLSALTDAENLKKLLEEKGEIKFNDIDTEALENMDEMEGFNDQ; this is encoded by the coding sequence ATGTATTACTACCAATGGCCTTATATGTACTATCTTAATCAACCGTGTTCTTTGGGGTGTACGGATCCATCCCAATGTCAATATCAGCAACACTTTACGCCATATCTTCCTCAGCAATATCAAAATCCTGCCTATCAATTAACTGAGCAGCAGTACTGGGATCAAGAAGGTTTCGTGGAAAATATGGATATGATAAAGAAAAAAGAAACTGAAGAACACATACTGACTAAAAGTGGCATTCCATTACCAACTCAAGATAAATACGCACATATTGTGATGAATCAACTTGAAAATTTACAAAACAAATTGGAAGAAATAGAAAAGGAAAATGAAGAACTTAAAGAAAAGGTAGAAAATCTAAAACCGATTAATATTGAGAACATCAATTATAAAATTCAGGAACTCACCGTAGAAGAATTATCAGGAACACTTAATATCGGCCTCTCAGCACTGACTGATGCGGAAAACTTGAAAAAATTACTCGAGGAAAAAGGCGAAATAAAATTTAATGACATCGATACTGAAGCGTTAGAAAACATGGATGAAATGGAAGGATTTAATGATCAATAA
- a CDS encoding spore germination protein — protein sequence MFLTHMNNIVGIRLNNLSANASVNFGNSIMKGFQGNIKSNVGYLQPGDANFSPLQFNNANLTNDPDVQDQAQAQI from the coding sequence ATGTTTTTGACTCATATGAACAATATTGTTGGAATTAGACTAAATAACTTATCAGCAAATGCATCAGTGAACTTTGGTAATTCTATTATGAAAGGCTTTCAAGGAAACATAAAATCAAATGTTGGTTATTTACAACCTGGGGATGCAAACTTCTCACCTTTACAGTTTAATAATGCCAACCTTACAAATGATCCTGATGTTCAGGACCAAGCACAGGCACAGATTTAA
- a CDS encoding spore germination protein — translation MLTHMNNILGIRINSASSNASINFGNVVHKGHQANIKMNVGYAQAGDANFSPLQFNNANLTNDPDVQDQVQAQI, via the coding sequence ATGTTGACACATATGAACAATATCCTTGGGATAAGAATTAACAGTGCATCATCTAATGCTTCAATTAACTTTGGGAATGTCGTCCATAAAGGACATCAAGCAAATATTAAGATGAATGTCGGCTACGCACAAGCAGGGGATGCGAATTTCTCTCCTTTACAATTTAATAACGCTAACTTAACGAATGATCCAGACGTGCAAGATCAAGTCCAGGCACAAATTTAA
- a CDS encoding LysM domain-containing protein — MKIHITKSGETLYQVAERYKVDVNVLYGHNQHIADPHNLQEGLQLTIPSLVGLEGVMAPKLDGKGNVCAYVADEPVQYNKLNIKHWPSQDYTQPIYGTHFKEKDFQQAEVYPQYPHYPQHPQTPMPVQQQHRYPGYYQYQQPNHWNY, encoded by the coding sequence GTGAAAATTCATATTACGAAAAGCGGAGAAACCCTTTATCAAGTTGCTGAAAGGTACAAAGTAGATGTTAACGTTTTGTATGGTCACAACCAACATATTGCTGATCCACATAATCTTCAAGAGGGGTTGCAATTAACTATTCCTTCATTGGTAGGATTGGAGGGAGTGATGGCTCCTAAGCTAGATGGCAAAGGAAATGTTTGCGCTTATGTTGCAGATGAGCCTGTACAATATAATAAATTGAATATCAAACATTGGCCATCTCAAGACTATACGCAACCAATCTATGGAACTCATTTTAAAGAGAAAGACTTCCAGCAAGCTGAAGTTTATCCGCAATATCCTCATTACCCGCAGCATCCACAAACACCAATGCCTGTGCAGCAACAACATCGATATCCAGGGTATTATCAATACCAGCAACCAAATCATTGGAATTATTAA
- a CDS encoding heptaprenylglyceryl phosphate synthase: MLEYHEWKHVFKLDPNKQISDNDIERICESGTDGVMIGGSDGVTEDNILDLLMRIRRYSVSCALEVSSLETVIPGFDYYFIPSVLNSGNVKWVNGFHHQAVKEFGAIMNWDEIVMEGYCVLNSESKVAVLTDANTEITTDDIVAYAQMAEKMFNFPIFYIEYSGVYGEVEVVEKVSRSLEITKLFYGGGIETLEQAKEMAQYADTIIVGNIIYENIEQALKTVKCKL, translated from the coding sequence ATGCTTGAATACCATGAGTGGAAACACGTGTTTAAATTGGATCCTAATAAGCAGATTAGTGATAATGACATAGAGAGAATTTGCGAATCGGGAACAGATGGGGTTATGATCGGCGGCAGCGATGGCGTAACTGAAGATAATATATTAGACCTATTAATGAGAATCCGACGTTATTCGGTCTCTTGTGCGCTAGAAGTGTCGTCACTTGAGACGGTCATTCCTGGCTTTGATTACTACTTTATTCCCTCTGTATTAAATAGCGGAAATGTGAAATGGGTTAACGGTTTTCATCATCAGGCTGTGAAGGAATTCGGTGCCATCATGAATTGGGATGAGATCGTGATGGAAGGCTATTGCGTGCTAAATTCAGAAAGTAAAGTCGCGGTACTTACCGACGCAAACACGGAGATAACGACTGATGATATCGTTGCGTATGCTCAAATGGCAGAGAAGATGTTTAACTTCCCTATTTTTTACATTGAATACAGTGGTGTCTATGGAGAGGTAGAAGTTGTCGAAAAAGTAAGCAGGAGCCTTGAGATAACGAAATTGTTTTATGGTGGCGGAATAGAAACATTGGAGCAAGCGAAAGAAATGGCCCAATACGCAGATACAATTATAGTTGGGAACATTATCTATGAAAATATTGAGCAAGCGTTAAAGACCGTTAAATGTAAATTGTAG
- the pcrA gene encoding DNA helicase PcrA yields the protein MNVQAVLNGLNNEQREAVKHTDGALLIMAGAGSGKTRVLTNRIAYLIGEKEVAPWSILAITFTNKAAKEMKERVKKIIGPVAEDIWISTFHSMCVRILRRDIDRIGVKRNFTILDPGDQLSVIKQILKQKNIDSKKFEPRSLLGSISGAKNELKTVKDYAKTAKGPYESTVADVYEAYQKELRKNHALDFDDLIMTTIQLFTQVPEVLEFYQRKFQFIHVDEYQDTNRAQYMLVKMLAERYKNICVVGDSDQSIYGWRGADISNILSFENDYPKSTTIKLEQNYRSTKTILRAANEVINNNFNRKPKNLWTENQSGENIACFVGDTEHDEAYFVVGKIKELMKEHDYKLTDMAILYRTNAQSRVIEELLVKSNINYNIVGGTKFYDRKEIKDVLAYLRVVANPDDDISLRRIINVPKRGIGATTVDKIAEFAASQGISIFQALHEVEQMGLAKGATNKLVEFIDQMRGWVQLEEYLSVTELVEELLDKTGYREMLKNEKTIEAQSRLENIDEFLSVTKEFEKKNDDKSLVAFLTDLALIADIDKVDEDENEQKDSERVLLMTLHSAKGLEFPVVFLIGMEEGVFPHSRSLFEEEEMEEERRLAYVGITRAEQRLYLSCAKMRTLFGRTNTNPQSRFIKEIPSEVLDSLNEEKEAAPAWAKTSRSMSTSGGGFAATQRQRMTTTSKPQMTTTGGDQFTWQVGDKAEHKKWGIGTVVSIKGSAENVELDIAFPQPIGIKRLAAKFAPITKV from the coding sequence ATGAATGTACAAGCGGTATTAAATGGGTTAAATAATGAACAACGAGAAGCGGTTAAGCATACTGATGGTGCTTTGTTAATTATGGCTGGAGCAGGATCAGGAAAAACAAGAGTATTAACAAATCGAATTGCCTACCTAATTGGCGAAAAAGAGGTTGCTCCTTGGTCAATCTTGGCCATCACTTTTACGAATAAGGCAGCCAAAGAAATGAAAGAACGTGTAAAGAAAATCATTGGACCTGTTGCAGAGGATATTTGGATATCGACATTCCACTCTATGTGTGTCCGAATTTTAAGAAGAGATATTGACAGAATTGGGGTAAAACGTAATTTTACCATTCTTGATCCAGGTGACCAGTTGTCAGTCATCAAGCAAATTTTAAAACAAAAAAACATCGACTCAAAGAAGTTTGAACCTAGAAGTCTTTTAGGTAGCATTAGCGGTGCTAAAAATGAATTGAAAACAGTCAAGGACTATGCGAAAACTGCTAAGGGTCCTTACGAATCGACAGTTGCGGATGTGTATGAGGCTTATCAGAAAGAGTTGCGAAAAAACCATGCTCTAGACTTTGATGATTTAATCATGACTACGATCCAACTGTTTACACAGGTTCCGGAAGTACTCGAGTTCTACCAAAGAAAATTCCAATTTATCCATGTTGACGAATACCAAGATACGAACAGAGCCCAATACATGTTAGTAAAAATGTTAGCGGAACGTTATAAAAACATTTGTGTGGTTGGGGACTCGGATCAGTCTATTTATGGCTGGCGTGGAGCTGATATTTCTAATATCTTATCGTTTGAAAATGACTATCCAAAATCAACGACAATCAAGCTAGAGCAAAATTATCGTTCGACAAAAACGATTCTTCGTGCCGCAAATGAGGTTATTAACAATAACTTTAACCGTAAACCGAAGAATCTATGGACGGAAAATCAGTCTGGTGAAAATATTGCTTGTTTTGTTGGTGATACTGAGCATGATGAAGCATATTTTGTTGTTGGAAAAATTAAAGAGTTAATGAAGGAACACGACTATAAGCTTACAGATATGGCGATTTTGTATCGTACCAACGCGCAATCTCGTGTAATCGAGGAATTATTAGTGAAATCGAACATCAACTATAATATCGTTGGTGGGACAAAGTTCTACGACCGAAAAGAGATTAAAGACGTGTTGGCTTATCTACGCGTAGTAGCTAACCCTGACGATGATATTTCTTTACGAAGAATTATAAATGTTCCGAAACGAGGGATTGGCGCAACGACCGTTGATAAGATTGCAGAATTTGCTGCATCGCAAGGAATTTCAATTTTCCAGGCGTTACACGAAGTTGAGCAAATGGGCTTAGCGAAAGGTGCAACAAATAAACTTGTAGAGTTTATCGATCAAATGCGGGGTTGGGTTCAGTTAGAAGAATATTTATCAGTGACGGAACTTGTTGAGGAATTACTAGATAAAACAGGTTATCGTGAAATGTTAAAAAATGAAAAAACGATCGAAGCCCAAAGTCGTCTTGAAAATATTGATGAATTCCTGTCAGTTACCAAAGAGTTTGAAAAGAAGAACGATGATAAATCGTTAGTAGCCTTCTTAACAGACTTGGCACTTATCGCTGATATCGATAAAGTGGATGAGGATGAAAATGAGCAAAAAGACTCAGAAAGAGTGTTGTTAATGACGCTCCACTCTGCAAAGGGATTAGAATTTCCAGTTGTCTTTTTAATAGGTATGGAGGAAGGAGTTTTTCCTCACAGCAGATCTCTTTTTGAAGAAGAGGAGATGGAAGAGGAACGAAGGCTTGCCTATGTGGGAATTACCCGAGCGGAGCAACGCCTGTATTTATCTTGTGCGAAAATGCGAACTTTATTTGGCCGCACAAATACAAATCCGCAATCTCGTTTCATTAAGGAAATTCCTAGTGAAGTATTAGATTCACTTAATGAGGAAAAAGAAGCAGCGCCGGCGTGGGCTAAAACGTCTCGTTCAATGTCTACTAGCGGCGGAGGCTTTGCTGCCACGCAAAGACAAAGAATGACAACAACGTCGAAACCACAAATGACAACTACAGGTGGAGATCAATTCACATGGCAGGTAGGCGATAAAGCAGAACATAAAAAGTGGGGGATTGGTACGGTTGTGAGCATAAAAGGCTCTGCTGAAAACGTGGAGTTAGACATTGCCTTCCCACAACCAATTGGAATTAAGCGCCTAGCTGCTAAATTCGCTCCAATTACAAAAGTATAA
- the ligA gene encoding NAD-dependent DNA ligase LigA → MERMEAEKRIAELRETLEEYGYHYYVLDKPIVSDAEYDKAMHELIQLERENPELITEDSPSVRVGGEPLPYFEKVQHDIPMLSLGNAFNEQDLRDFDRRVSEGFGEPVSYACELKIDGLAVSLRYEQGRFVLGATRGDGTTGENITNNLKTVRSIPMKLKEAVSLEVRGEAFMPKKSFEKLNEAKREAGEEPFANPRNAAAGSLRQLDPKIAAKRNLDIFLYSLAQIIDKELPTHTAALEYMSQLGLKTNKEAKHCKNIDEVIEYVDSWLDKRPHLPYEIDGIVIKVDSLEAQKKLGFTAKSPRWAIAYKFPAEEVVTTLEGIELSVGRTGVVTPTALLTPVQVAGTTVKRASLHNEDLIRQKDLKIGDKVVIKKAGDIIPEVVNVLEELRTGNEEEFRMPTHCPACESELVRLEGEVALRCINPKCPAQIREGLIHFVSRNAMNIDGLGERVITQLFEHGLIKDVADIYKLQRDELLNLERMGEKSVDNLLSAIEASKENSLEKLLFGLGIRFVGAKAAKTLAQYFETIDHLQEASEEELVAINEIGIKMAESIVRYFNLPESYELINELKASGVNTNYKGQKIEIVGDSIFLNKVIVLTGKLEILTREEAKEKIEALGGKVTGSVSAKTDLLIAGEKAGSKLTKAESLGIEVWDEQKLIEQLNK, encoded by the coding sequence ATGGAACGTATGGAAGCTGAGAAAAGAATAGCTGAACTAAGAGAAACGCTTGAGGAATATGGTTATCACTATTATGTATTAGACAAACCGATTGTGTCCGATGCTGAGTACGATAAAGCGATGCATGAGCTTATTCAGCTTGAACGTGAAAATCCAGAGTTGATTACGGAGGATTCGCCTTCTGTTCGAGTCGGTGGCGAACCGCTCCCTTACTTTGAAAAGGTTCAACATGATATTCCAATGTTAAGCTTAGGGAATGCGTTTAATGAACAAGACCTTCGAGATTTTGATCGTCGTGTGTCTGAAGGATTTGGTGAACCTGTCTCTTACGCTTGTGAGCTGAAAATTGATGGACTTGCTGTATCGTTGAGATATGAGCAAGGTCGTTTCGTTCTAGGTGCAACAAGAGGTGATGGTACAACGGGAGAAAACATAACGAATAACTTAAAAACAGTACGTTCCATTCCAATGAAATTGAAAGAAGCGGTAAGCCTTGAGGTTCGTGGCGAAGCGTTCATGCCCAAGAAGTCCTTTGAAAAATTAAATGAGGCAAAACGAGAAGCAGGGGAAGAGCCGTTCGCCAATCCCCGTAATGCTGCAGCGGGTTCACTGAGACAATTAGATCCTAAGATTGCAGCAAAAAGGAATTTAGACATCTTTCTTTATTCTCTCGCACAAATTATTGATAAAGAGCTGCCTACACATACAGCAGCACTTGAATATATGAGTCAGCTAGGGTTGAAAACAAACAAAGAGGCTAAACATTGCAAAAATATTGATGAAGTCATTGAATATGTTGATAGTTGGCTAGATAAGCGTCCGCATCTACCTTACGAAATTGACGGAATTGTTATTAAAGTAGACTCTCTTGAAGCGCAAAAAAAACTAGGCTTTACGGCAAAAAGTCCAAGATGGGCGATAGCTTATAAGTTCCCTGCTGAAGAAGTAGTGACTACTCTTGAGGGAATTGAATTAAGTGTTGGGCGCACTGGTGTCGTGACTCCGACAGCTTTATTGACGCCAGTACAAGTCGCAGGGACAACAGTCAAACGAGCTTCATTGCACAACGAGGATTTAATTCGTCAAAAAGATTTAAAAATTGGAGATAAAGTTGTTATTAAAAAAGCCGGCGACATCATTCCGGAGGTTGTAAATGTTCTTGAAGAATTACGAACAGGTAATGAAGAAGAGTTTCGGATGCCCACTCATTGTCCGGCTTGTGAAAGCGAGCTTGTTCGCCTAGAAGGAGAAGTGGCCCTTCGTTGTATTAATCCGAAATGTCCTGCCCAAATCCGTGAAGGTTTAATTCATTTTGTATCAAGAAACGCGATGAATATAGACGGACTTGGGGAACGTGTGATTACGCAGCTTTTTGAACACGGGCTAATTAAGGACGTCGCGGATATTTATAAACTACAAAGAGATGAACTCTTAAATCTTGAGCGTATGGGTGAAAAATCAGTGGATAACTTGTTAAGTGCGATAGAGGCTTCTAAAGAAAATTCATTAGAGAAGCTGTTGTTTGGCCTTGGCATTCGTTTTGTTGGTGCTAAAGCAGCAAAAACCTTAGCTCAATATTTTGAAACGATTGATCACCTTCAAGAAGCGAGTGAAGAAGAGTTAGTAGCGATTAATGAAATTGGTATAAAAATGGCAGAGTCAATTGTACGTTATTTTAACTTGCCTGAAAGTTACGAGTTAATCAATGAGCTTAAAGCCTCAGGTGTAAATACCAATTATAAAGGTCAAAAGATAGAAATAGTCGGCGATTCAATCTTTTTAAATAAAGTTATCGTACTAACTGGTAAACTAGAGATTTTAACAAGAGAAGAAGCAAAAGAAAAGATCGAAGCCCTTGGTGGGAAAGTTACGGGGAGCGTTAGTGCTAAAACGGATCTTTTAATTGCTGGAGAAAAAGCAGGTTCAAAGCTTACTAAAGCAGAAAGCTTAGGGATTGAAGTATGGGATGAGCAAAAGCTAATTGAGCAATTAAATAAATAG
- a CDS encoding CamS family sex pheromone protein, which yields MKRLLSVLVIAPLVLTGCIGILEKEDEIIIVEETEADEQVIISPNLNTPENYYRTVLHEGDYRHSEARGLVPHAINNRIDINQLEIGLMELAQTRFPQDQYFFQEGQYLEGALINRWLRRYDPDSESHREGLNPPLGEGDTAREKHENQPSYLSHIMEHNYLREVDAGTIELGGLVLGISLNSVYYYQTEAYGTVFDYALDEEEIFEEGKRIAIEVLNRVRERDNLANVPIMIALYKEERRQSIVPGTFMALTVIEPGKRIEKWETVSDAHYFFPSRQATTDFREEATRFDNFKQDIDGFFDNYVGIVGRGRYKNNQIQELTIDINLQTNGKAEIIAMTQYVTDRMKKHFPSTLTIQIYLTSLEGPESIIVRHADEEPFVHIFR from the coding sequence ATGAAACGCTTATTAAGTGTATTAGTGATTGCACCGCTTGTGTTAACGGGTTGTATTGGTATCCTTGAAAAGGAAGATGAAATTATCATAGTTGAGGAAACAGAAGCTGATGAACAAGTTATTATTAGTCCAAACTTAAATACACCTGAAAACTATTATAGGACCGTTTTACATGAAGGGGATTACCGACATAGTGAAGCAAGGGGATTAGTACCGCATGCGATTAATAACCGTATCGATATTAATCAGTTAGAAATTGGGTTGATGGAGCTAGCTCAAACAAGATTTCCGCAAGACCAGTATTTTTTTCAAGAGGGACAGTATTTAGAAGGGGCCTTAATCAATCGTTGGTTGCGTAGGTATGACCCAGACAGTGAAAGTCATCGTGAGGGATTAAACCCACCTTTAGGTGAGGGAGACACGGCAAGAGAGAAACATGAGAACCAACCATCCTACTTGTCTCATATCATGGAGCATAACTATTTACGAGAAGTCGATGCGGGGACCATTGAATTAGGGGGCTTAGTTCTAGGGATATCCTTGAATTCAGTTTATTACTATCAAACAGAAGCCTACGGAACTGTCTTTGACTATGCTTTAGATGAAGAAGAGATTTTTGAAGAGGGAAAACGGATTGCTATTGAGGTCTTAAATCGTGTTCGTGAGCGCGATAATTTAGCCAACGTCCCTATTATGATTGCTCTCTACAAGGAGGAACGAAGACAGTCAATTGTCCCAGGGACCTTTATGGCACTTACAGTAATTGAACCAGGGAAACGGATTGAGAAATGGGAAACAGTGAGTGATGCCCATTATTTCTTTCCTTCGAGACAAGCTACGACTGATTTCCGAGAGGAAGCGACTCGATTTGATAACTTTAAGCAAGATATTGATGGCTTTTTCGACAATTATGTAGGGATTGTTGGAAGAGGAAGATATAAGAACAATCAGATCCAAGAGTTAACAATTGATATAAATCTGCAAACGAATGGTAAAGCAGAAATTATCGCAATGACTCAATATGTTACAGACCGAATGAAAAAGCATTTTCCATCAACCTTAACTATTCAAATTTATCTAACCTCTTTGGAAGGCCCCGAAAGCATCATTGTCCGTCATGCTGATGAGGAGCCATTCGTTCATATTTTTAGGTAG
- a CDS encoding RDD family protein — translation MQERWVNKLLDEKYYAGFGTRMIGMFYDLITLSVAIIVVGTITTRWMFGQTNAPDVNNIELVRQYMWEHEMHLFVINWLVLATVAILIQYVLPTFSRQTVGMKMLGLYLRDEHAKEISKKQYLKRELMKLYLFPTILFSIGNRKRPLYDEKSKTYLLK, via the coding sequence ATGCAAGAACGGTGGGTAAATAAGCTCCTTGATGAAAAGTACTATGCTGGTTTTGGGACGCGAATGATTGGGATGTTTTATGACCTAATCACATTGTCTGTTGCCATAATCGTGGTCGGAACAATCACTACAAGGTGGATGTTTGGCCAAACCAATGCTCCGGATGTAAATAATATAGAATTGGTTCGTCAGTATATGTGGGAGCATGAGATGCATTTGTTTGTCATTAACTGGCTTGTATTAGCAACAGTTGCGATACTGATTCAATATGTCCTTCCGACCTTTTCAAGACAAACAGTTGGAATGAAGATGCTGGGCCTTTATTTACGTGATGAGCATGCCAAAGAAATTAGCAAAAAGCAATATCTAAAACGTGAGTTGATGAAGTTATACTTGTTTCCGACAATTCTATTTTCCATAGGGAACCGGAAACGACCATTATATGATGAAAAATCAAAAACGTATTTATTAAAATAG
- the putP gene encoding sodium/proline symporter PutP, whose translation METATLVTFIVYLVGMLAIGIVAYRMTSNLSDYVLGGRRLGGGVAALSAGASDMSSWLLLGLPGYAYVAGMEAIWISVGLAVGAYLNWQFIASRLRKYTEIAGDSITVPDFLENRFRDNSKILRVISAFVILIFFAFYTSSGLVGGALLFEASFGLTYTQALWIGAIVIISYTFLGGFLAVSWTDFFQGILMFLALIIVPIVAISEMGGWSETVSAVGNVNPEYLDVFAGVSTMGIISLAAWGLGYFGQPHIITRFMAVKSSKEIPKARLVGMTWMVLALMGAIFTGFVGIAYFSANGPADALADGAHETVFILFTQLLFNPWVSGFLLAAILAAIMSTIDSQLLVSSSAITEDFYKAIFRKNASQTELVWIGRSGVILIALIAIILAYNPESSVLDLVSYAWGGFGAAFGPVIILALFWRRMTRNGALAGMLVGALTVFIWSELSGGLFDLYEIVPGFIFAWIAIMVVSYIDKEPAQEILEEFDSVKTSKI comes from the coding sequence TTGGAAACTGCAACTTTAGTAACATTTATAGTTTATCTTGTCGGGATGTTAGCCATTGGTATTGTCGCATATCGAATGACTAGTAATTTATCAGACTACGTATTAGGAGGAAGAAGATTAGGTGGCGGTGTGGCTGCTCTTAGTGCTGGTGCTTCAGACATGAGTAGTTGGCTTTTATTAGGTTTACCGGGCTACGCTTACGTAGCTGGGATGGAAGCAATTTGGATTTCAGTAGGTTTAGCGGTAGGGGCCTATTTAAACTGGCAGTTTATTGCATCGCGTTTACGTAAGTACACAGAAATTGCTGGTGATTCAATTACTGTTCCTGACTTTCTAGAAAATCGTTTTCGAGATAATTCAAAAATACTTCGTGTTATTTCTGCTTTTGTTATTTTAATTTTCTTTGCTTTCTACACTTCGTCAGGACTTGTTGGTGGAGCACTATTATTTGAAGCATCATTTGGTCTAACCTACACTCAAGCATTATGGATTGGTGCGATTGTAATTATTTCATATACTTTCTTAGGTGGCTTTTTAGCAGTAAGCTGGACGGACTTCTTCCAAGGAATTTTAATGTTCTTGGCGTTAATCATTGTACCAATTGTGGCGATCTCAGAAATGGGTGGTTGGAGTGAAACAGTATCTGCAGTTGGTAATGTTAATCCAGAATATCTAGATGTATTTGCAGGTGTGTCAACTATGGGGATCATTTCTCTAGCAGCCTGGGGCCTAGGTTATTTTGGTCAACCTCACATCATTACACGTTTTATGGCGGTTAAATCATCGAAGGAAATTCCAAAAGCAAGATTAGTAGGGATGACATGGATGGTTCTTGCTTTAATGGGAGCAATCTTCACTGGGTTTGTCGGGATTGCTTATTTCTCAGCGAATGGCCCTGCAGATGCGTTAGCAGATGGTGCTCATGAAACTGTGTTCATCTTATTTACGCAATTGCTATTTAACCCGTGGGTTTCAGGGTTCTTACTTGCAGCTATCTTAGCAGCAATCATGAGCACAATTGATTCTCAATTACTTGTATCTTCAAGTGCGATTACAGAAGATTTCTATAAGGCTATTTTTAGAAAGAATGCCAGTCAAACAGAATTAGTTTGGATCGGTCGATCTGGAGTTATCCTAATTGCACTTATCGCAATTATTTTAGCCTACAACCCAGAAAGCTCAGTGCTTGATCTTGTTTCATATGCCTGGGGTGGATTTGGAGCAGCGTTTGGTCCTGTAATTATCCTAGCCTTGTTCTGGAGACGTATGACTCGTAATGGTGCCTTAGCTGGTATGCTCGTTGGTGCGCTTACAGTCTTTATCTGGAGTGAGTTAAGCGGTGGTTTATTTGACCTTTATGAAATTGTACCAGGATTTATCTTTGCTTGGATTGCAATTATGGTCGTGAGTTACATTGATAAAGAGCCAGCACAAGAAATTCTTGAAGAATTTGATAGTGTAAAAACAAGTAAAATCTAA